AAACAAGTATTTTAGGAGCAGGTAATGTCCAGCGTATGATTGAGGAATTACCTTCAGTAGAAGCTAGCCAATATGTTAAACGTATTGAAGAAATAAGAGCCGCTTATAATGCGCTGCCGAAAGATCAGCAAATGGCAGTTGAAAACTATAAAACATTACAAGAGCAAGAAAAGTTGATAAAGCCTGTTATTAATGTTGTTAATGAGATTGAAAAGCTGATGACGTCTAAAAATATGGATAGCCAATATCAAAAGATTTTAAAAGCCTATGACAATCTAAATGCAACACAGCGAAGATATGTATACAATCAACAGCTCCTTCTTTCATTAGACAGTGTGATTAAAGTGTATCAAAGTATCGCAGATTTAAAGCCAAGTGATCCACTGTATTTTGGTAAGGTTGAATCTGTAAGAAAAGATTATGATAGCTTGAATACAATTGATAAGCAAAGAGTATCCAATTATAATATTCTGCTTGAGGCTGAGAAAAATTTGACTGATGTAAAGAAGGTTGTTGAAATTATAGCTGGTCTTCATCCATCCTCTGGCACCTATATAGAGGATGTGGCGAATGCTGTTGCGGCCTATAAAGTATTAGATTCAAAAGTGAGAGGGCAAGTTATCAACTACGATACTTTAAAGAAAGCCGAGAAAGATGTAGCGGCGGTATTAAAAGTAGTGAATGCGATTGGCGAAATAGATCCCGACAATAAACAATTTGAAAAGAAAGTACTGGCCGCACAAAAGCTCTACAGCTCGCTCAGTCTTGAACAACAGGATTTGGTGTATAACTTCCGTATTTTACAGGATCATTTAAGAACATTAGGGTTAGAGTGAGGAAAGAGGGCAAGTGTCCCTCTTTCTTTATCTCTTGATTCAGTTATTTTCCTATTCAGCGGGGGATTTAACACGAATTTTTGGGGAATTTTTTTGAGAAAGCCGAAAAATCCAGACGAGATTTTGCTGTTCCGTAATTAAATTTATGTGGCAGTTTATGAAAATTTATAAATCCCCTCAAATTATCTATTCAAGCAGGGAAGGAAGAATTTATTTTGTCAAAAAAGTTATTTCAAGCAAGCTGTTTGTCAGCAGCAATAATAGTAGCTCCTTGTGCTATGGCTATTCCAACGGAAGCAGCATCTATGCCATTTAATGATATTAAAAATGGTGGTAGTGAGGCAGAATTATATAAGGCAGTCCAAGAATTATATAGTAAGGGTATTGTATTTGGAACAACAAATACTATGTTTAGCCCCTATCAAAGTTTAACGCGAGGGGAAGCAGCTTATTTTTTAGCAAAAGCATTAAATTTGGAGACAAAGAAAGTAGAAAATCCCGGCTTTACTGATGTTCCAACCTCTCATCCATACTACGGTTCAATTGCAGCATTAGCTACAAAGGGCATTATTCAAAAAGGGGCAAATTATCATCCAGATCAATTTATTAAACGTAGTCAAATGGCGAAAATTTTAACACTTGGCTTTGACTTACAAAAGTCTACAACATTAACAGCACCTTTTTCAGATTTTACAAAAGATAATGAAACCAATCAGTATATTCAAACGTTATTAGATTATGGGATTACACAAGGAACTAGTTCGACTACATTTTCGCCTTATACAGATGTTCGTCGGGGACAAATGGTACTATTCCTATACCGACTATTAGAAAAAAATGACGGCTCTTTTTATGTGATTGGTGTTGAATAAGATAAAGAATCACTCTTAGGCAATCCGCCATAGAGTGTTTTTTTAAAGTTGGTTAGGAAAAAACAGGTAATAATGGTATGTTTGTATACGGTTGAAAGGGGTAAAATGATTAAGTACATAATGGGAACACTGTTTTACATACATGAATGAAGGAGGCGGTCGCTATGTTTAAAAAAATATCAAGTGTTGTTGGTATTTCTCTTACCTTGCTAGTAACATCATACGCAGTGCCTCTAACGATCACTTCTGAAGAAGCTGTAGCAGCTAGTATTGCCAAGGATGTTTCACAATCACATTGGGCTAGTAGCTCCATAACACATATGCTTGACAAACATTATATGACAAATGATGAGAATGGCTATTTCAGACCGGAACAGCCAATTACAAGGGCAGAGGCAGCTACGGCAATAGCACGTTCCATGCAATTGAAATTCGAATCTTCATTTTCACCTGATTTTACAGATTTATCGGATAACCACCCTTATTACAAGGAAATTTGTGCCCTAGTTGAACGAGGGGTTTTACAAAATGGTGATTACTTCTATCCTGATACACCTTTGAAGCGAATGCACATTACTAAACTGCTAACGCTAGCCTATAAGATCGAAGTTGATTCCGAAAATACTAGTAAATTTAATGATGTTACAGAGGGTCACTGGGCGAAGGATTATATTGAATCACTTGCAGATGTGGGGGTCATTAAAGGCATTAATGGACAGCAATTTGGTCCGAATCAATTAGTAACGCGTGCCCAATTTGCCTCTTTAGTGGAACGTAGCCTCGATTTTTCATCTAAAGTAACAAATTATGAAATAGCCTATGATTATTTATCAAAGTCCTATATGTCGACAAAAAATTATTCATCGTCTATGTCTAATGATGTAATCCAATTAATCAACAATGAGCGACAAAAGAAAAAACTACAACCTCTCAGCTTTGATGCAGCCTTAACACAGATAGCAGTTATAAAGGCACAAGATATGGTAAATCGCCATTATTTTGAGCATGAATCACCTTACTATGGAATGCCGTGGGATTTAGCAACCCTATTCGATTACTCTTATACAAGCTTAGGAGAAAACATAGGGAGAAATATTCCATCACCCGAAGCAGCCGTGAAAGCATGGATGGCTTCGCCAGCACATCGTGACAATATTTTACGAGAAAATTACACAAATACAGGGGTTGCTATTGCTATAGACAGCAAAGGAAATTACTATTGGGTGCAATTGTTTTCTAGTCAATAATTCATATGGAAGGGTTAGCCATGGTGAAAGATGTCGATAAGGCGAGGTGAAAAACCTGCAAATGTTGCAATGGTAATAATTTCATGATTAAAATGCGTTTCTACTAGTCTTAATGATTCAATATGGCAATCTATTATGACAAAATGTCGCTAATATTACAGGAATGTTACAAAACTCCGAAATACCCATTATTTAATACCCATATTTTAGCGTTGATAAACCAGCAAACGTTGGTATATCAGCGTTTTTTTGTATTCAAAATCCGTTACACAATTGAAAAATTAAAATAGCATCTTTTATGATAGTCTATGTATAGGCAAAAAAGTTCTGAGAGGGGTATACCGAAACTATGAAAAAGAAATGGTTATTACCGATTTTTGCATCTTTCATGTTATTTTCAACAACTCAAATAGATAACGCTGAAGCAGCATCTCCAACTGATGTTACTGATACAGCGACAAAATATTTAGGTACTCCTTATGCTTATGGAGGCACAACTACTAGCGGATTTGACT
This genomic stretch from Lysinibacillus pakistanensis harbors:
- a CDS encoding S-layer homology domain-containing protein gives rise to the protein MSKKLFQASCLSAAIIVAPCAMAIPTEAASMPFNDIKNGGSEAELYKAVQELYSKGIVFGTTNTMFSPYQSLTRGEAAYFLAKALNLETKKVENPGFTDVPTSHPYYGSIAALATKGIIQKGANYHPDQFIKRSQMAKILTLGFDLQKSTTLTAPFSDFTKDNETNQYIQTLLDYGITQGTSSTTFSPYTDVRRGQMVLFLYRLLEKNDGSFYVIGVE
- a CDS encoding S-layer homology domain-containing protein: MFKKISSVVGISLTLLVTSYAVPLTITSEEAVAASIAKDVSQSHWASSSITHMLDKHYMTNDENGYFRPEQPITRAEAATAIARSMQLKFESSFSPDFTDLSDNHPYYKEICALVERGVLQNGDYFYPDTPLKRMHITKLLTLAYKIEVDSENTSKFNDVTEGHWAKDYIESLADVGVIKGINGQQFGPNQLVTRAQFASLVERSLDFSSKVTNYEIAYDYLSKSYMSTKNYSSSMSNDVIQLINNERQKKKLQPLSFDAALTQIAVIKAQDMVNRHYFEHESPYYGMPWDLATLFDYSYTSLGENIGRNIPSPEAAVKAWMASPAHRDNILRENYTNTGVAIAIDSKGNYYWVQLFSSQ